The stretch of DNA TCTCCATCGACTGCAGCACAGCCTCCGGCTTTACCGGCAGACGGCTGACCCGAAAGCCGATTGCATCGTAGATCGCATTGGCGATTGCCGGCGCTACGGCTACCGTTCCAATTTCGCCAACACCCCGCGGGCCATAATGATCTCCAGGAGGAAGCGTCTCAATTGCTTCAAGCTCCAGTTCAAACGGTACATCTTGAATGCCTGGAACTAAATAAGAATCGAAGTTTTCTGTCGCATACTGCCCTTCTGTCATCACCACGTCTTCCATTAAAGTGTAGCCAAGCGCCATCACGCCGCCGCCCTCAATTTGTCCCCTATAGCCCATTTCATTTACAACAGGGCCGGCTGCTGTAGACTGATGCAGTCCGGTTACTTTTATTCTTCCGGTTAAAAGATCAACCTCTGTCTGGGCCACTACACCGCTGTACGTGTATAAGTAGTGAGCCGAGTCAATTGCATCCGGAGAAACCGGAAAATCAAACTGGGTGGAAACCACAATCGGCTCTTCGCCGGCTGCAAGAGATTCAAAGGAAAGCACGCATTTTCCATTCTTCCAAACACCGCCCGGTCCAATCGACAGCACACTCTCTTCTGCACCCGTTTTTTGAACGGCCCGTGCAAGCACCCGCTTTATAAAAGACCCCTTTAACCGCTGGAGTGAATGCCAGACCATACTTGTTCCGCGTGAAGCGGTAGTGGAACCGGACGAAGGAACGAGAGCCGTATCTCCAATGACAATGGAAAGGTCTTCTTTTCGGCATCCTAGTTCTTCTGTTGTCACTGCTTCAATCACAGCCAGAATTCCCTGTCCCGCTTCTTCAAATCCAAAGGCAATTTCAACCTTTCCATTTTCTTTTAAAGAAAGCCGACCACCGGCAGGGTCCATTCTCCCAAAGCCAAGCCCGCCGCCGTGCATCGTCACAGCCATGCCGATGCCGGTCCGCTTCCACTCGCTCTCTTTCGGCCTCTGCTGCTTTTTATCCTGGTATACTTGGGCAGCCGACTCTAATACCTCTAAAGCACCATTTGTCTGGACAATCCGCTGTCCGAGCGGTCCAGGGTCCTGTTCACGGCGGATATTAAGCCGCCGCAGTTCCAAGGCATCTATCCCCATTGCAGCAGCCAGCCGGTCCATCTGCCCTTCCAATGCAAAAGTAATCTGATTGCCTCCAAATCCACGGAACTCCCCGGAAACACCATTGTTTGTAAAAACAGAGACACCCTTTGTGTCTACTGCCTCAATCATGTACGGGCCACATGCATGCTCAACAGCGAAGTCTAAAATTGCCGGTCCTAATGTAGCGTAGGCCCCTGTATCGGCTGTAATCGTTGTTTGATGGGCAAGCAGCCGCCCATTTTGATCGACGCCGGTTTTCATCGTAATGCTCATCGGGTGCCGTTTAATGCTTGAACGTATGGATTCCTGCCTTGTTTGGTGAATTTTCACCGGCCTGCCTGTTGCAAGCGCAAGCAGCGCCCCATACGGCTGAATATTCAATTCATCTTTTCCACCGAATGAGCCGCCCATCGGACTGGAAATAATCCGAATTTTTTCTTCCGGCATGCCTAAAATGCGAGATAATTGAAATCGGTCTTTAAAACCGTGCTGTGTACCGACATATACTGTCAGCGTCCCGTCTTTTTCAGGAACAATAACGCCGCCTTCTGTTTCCATATAAGCATGAAGCTGCCGGGGAACTTCATATGTTTCTTCTACAATGTT from Domibacillus sp. DTU_2020_1001157_1_SI_ALB_TIR_016 encodes:
- the pucD gene encoding xanthine dehydrogenase subunit D, which codes for MKKKIRPDGKEKVTGRLKYLTDLTFPEMLWAKVLRSAYPHARILSLSTEKARQLPGVQAVITHEDVPALNGFGIVTPDQPVLCKDTVRYVGDAVAAVAAESVEIAARALELIEVHYEPLPVVDSPEKALAKSAPLLHPGGNILHRAGFQKGDIQTAFSRCVNIVEETYEVPRQLHAYMETEGGVIVPEKDGTLTVYVGTQHGFKDRFQLSRILGMPEEKIRIISSPMGGSFGGKDELNIQPYGALLALATGRPVKIHQTRQESIRSSIKRHPMSITMKTGVDQNGRLLAHQTTITADTGAYATLGPAILDFAVEHACGPYMIEAVDTKGVSVFTNNGVSGEFRGFGGNQITFALEGQMDRLAAAMGIDALELRRLNIRREQDPGPLGQRIVQTNGALEVLESAAQVYQDKKQQRPKESEWKRTGIGMAVTMHGGGLGFGRMDPAGGRLSLKENGKVEIAFGFEEAGQGILAVIEAVTTEELGCRKEDLSIVIGDTALVPSSGSTTASRGTSMVWHSLQRLKGSFIKRVLARAVQKTGAEESVLSIGPGGVWKNGKCVLSFESLAAGEEPIVVSTQFDFPVSPDAIDSAHYLYTYSGVVAQTEVDLLTGRIKVTGLHQSTAAGPVVNEMGYRGQIEGGGVMALGYTLMEDVVMTEGQYATENFDSYLVPGIQDVPFELELEAIETLPPGDHYGPRGVGEIGTVAVAPAIANAIYDAIGFRVSRLPVKPEAVLQSMERGVLHENQS